In Zingiber officinale cultivar Zhangliang chromosome 9B, Zo_v1.1, whole genome shotgun sequence, the genomic window cttctacattcctagtcagcacaaggtagttatggcaaaaactgaggtatttctagaaagagattttgtttctagaaagactagtgggagtacgttcgatcttgaagaagttcaagatgcgaacaatagcactgaagcctcgatggaagttgaactggaaccacaaagtgttgtagatgatgttgttccacaaggagttgaggaacaacaaccagttcaagtagacatacctcttcacaggtctgatagggtacgtcgtcagcctgagagatactcatttctcttgtctgaccatgatggcgttgtgctcattgaggatgagcctaccacctatcaggaagctgtgatgagacctgattccgagaaatggctagagaccatgagatccgagatggaatccatgtacaccaaccaagtatggactttggttgatccacctgaaagggtaaacacattgggtgtaagtgggtctttaagagaaagactgacatggatgaacttatctataagggtcgcttggtagctaaaggtttcaagcaaattcatagtattgactatgatgaaactttttctccggtagcgatgtttaagtccattcggatcatgcttgctattgcagcataccatgactatgagatctagtagatggatgtcaaaatcgcgtttctgaatggaaacctgctcgaggatgtgtacatgacacaacctgagggttttgtagatccacagcatactagcagagtatgcaagctgcataggtccatttatggactaaagcaagcttcttggagctggaatcttcgattcgatgatgcgatcaaacagtttggtttcatcaagaatgaagatgagtcttgtatctacaagaaggttgtagggaacacagttgtcttccttatattgtatgtggatgacatactactcattgggggtgacatccctttgcttgagtctgtcaagacctagctagggagttgtttctcaatgaaggacttaggtgaagcatcttgcattctaggcatacagatctatagagatagatctaagagattgcttggcctaagtcagagtacatatattgacaaggtactcctacggtttgtcatgcagaactccaagaagggttttctgccgatgtcacatggcgtgagtctttcgaagactcaaggtccctcttttagagaggagagagaccgcatggatcagatcccttatgcctcagccataggatctatcatgtacgacatactatgtactcgacctgatatctcgtatgctttgagcatgacaagcagataccagttagatccaggtgagagtcactggatagtggtcaagaatattcttaagtacttgagaaggactaaagaatatttcttgatatatggaggcgatgacaagctagctgtaaagggttacagtgatgctagcttccagaccgaccaggatgattattgatcgcagtcagggttcatgttttgcataaatggtggtgttgtgagctggaagagttcgagcaggacacagtcgctgattctacaatagaggccgagtacattgctgcatcagaggcagtaaaggaggcagtttggatccgtaagttcatcactaaacttggggtagttcctagtatcgctgaccctattgagctctattgtgacaacaatggagctatagcataggctaaggaacctcgctcacaccagcggaccaaacacatactacgacgcttccatcttattcgagagattatcgatagatgagatgtgaagatttgtagagtacctacagaggctaacatcgcagatcccttgaccaaggctttgacacagagaaagcatgatggtcacaataggtcattaggccttagagcctacactgattggcactagtactagtgggagattgttagttaaagccctagagccaatcatttgattattgttgtatggactcattgtatcatattcttatatataaaggcatttggttttttggttattatacttacttgtattggtgccaaataaactaagtataatagcgtccttgagtagaaggttcttacctatatcaatcgattggttgaatcgatagtgagatgatatagggaacactactcttaatcattcctagtcgagtattaacattcagggacaatgttaatgcaataagactagcatgtaggtcaacttgatgacttgatatcataagtcatggatatagagatatcaagttgacacatgggtatgcattggagaatgtatactgaatgacccgccatgagaaagtatcatggatcgttatatgagtgtcatatactttctcatgtggctattaatatgactattagtccttggacctgaaatcaccatggatccctacataaggagttatgtactttggcttcgtcaaacgtcacccgtaattgggtggactataaaggcgattacttggtatgtaacaaattatgcagagggatgtgagtgatgtagatgggatctatccctcctatatgatgcgAGTgatattgatattcttgatagagtgagaccactaagtgcatggccatgcccaaatgagtcaatatgagatattgagctcatttgatcgagtgagtctacttgggattcaagatttagattgattagaggatgacacggtctatgcctcacattgatcaatctagatgtctaggatagaaggacaatgtcatatattatgaagagtcataattagtagtcacaaggtgatgttggatctcaatattcttgtaacttgggtagtaatgatgtattgctagataccgctcattacttatgcttctaaatgagtttaggagcattgccaatgttacaagaacctatagggtcacacacaaaggacaattagatggagattaggttcatatgatgaaccaagaggattagattcatgtgatgaatcaaattagattaagagtaatcctaattgaactaattgagttggactcaagttgattcatgtgttcaatgagtctaatttagattataactcattgaatcaatttaattaaatgaattagattcattatattaagttggtttgaatcaaatggttagattagatcaaccatgagagagatttggtcaagtttgacttgacttgagaaggaagatgaaaggtcaagtttgacttgaccatttgccacctcatttctgagttggcattaagtgaccaataatggtgttatacatcatcatgtttagcacatgtgtgtgccacctcatggaggttacaaatctcctctttaatggacacattaaatgagaatggaggttacaactccaatagtggccgaccacttatggttGAATGGATGGATTAATTTTTATTCAAgcaaagtaactctcatcttcttccttgctctcattctcctctccctctcctcctccttggccgaacaacctaaggtgctagcacacctttgtttggtcttctccacctagtttgttcgtgtggatacgcatagaggatcgtacacttgactatctcgagatccggcgaacctttggacgagcgggattgcgaagggcatcgcatcaagggtaaatctcttaacatgtaaatctagtgtagatctaggggttagaaactcgtactcgaaattttatgaaattattttacttcgcacggattcggtggcatgggaatcggagTTTTCGCAActcgaaaaagcgatttttgcggcccgaaattcccaacagttCTTTGGTAGGTGCCAGCAATTTTTAAAGACTTTGAAGTTGTTGTCAAGATTACAGTACAAAATTTGTAGTTTTTTTATAAATGATGCTTTGTTAGAGCCTGTGTCCAACTCTAGGCTTTATCCacaaattataaaaattcattGATTTTTCGAGGCTGAAAATCCATCAATGCATTATTGTTTTTGTTCAAATTCCTTCCATCCATGAAAATACATATAAGATCCAAGTTAATATGATTATATGAACTAGAACAGGGGAAGGAAGGATCCCCCCTCCAGTTTCCTTGCAagcaaacaaataagtttgatcAGGGTGGCATACAAATCCAACCCATGCTGGGCTTAAGTTCCAGTCAGAAACCCTTACATCCTTCTACTGAGTCACCTCCATCAAATCAATCAGATGGAAGGGAAAAAAGGACAATTGTAGTCCCAattaattggttcatcatatacaTTGTAGCAACTATGCAAGGTAGGTGTAGGTGTGCATAATGTTGTGTTGTCACTCGATCATGGAGGTGAGGGAGCGGAAGACAACCTCTTCTCAGGGGATTGTGAGGCCGTCTATGTGGTGGCTGAAGCCAAACTCTTCCTTCGTCTCCTGCAACAGCCGCTGGAATTCCGGGTGGGCCAGAAAGGAGATGGGGACTATGAAACGGCTCCGCGTCTCCCCCACGTGCACCGCGAAGTGCCCCTTCGGCACGTCCACCACCTGCTCCTCCTGCTTTCGGCAGAGGCTGGAACATCTCTTCAGGATCTGTTTCAGCGACCCTACCTGATCCAGCTTGTTCGACCAGCGGATCGCCATGATCAGGTAAGTACTtgggaggaaaaagaagaaactgGGTGTTAGTTTATGAGTGTTGGCTGGGAGTTGGTTGGTTCATGGAGTATGTATATATAGAATAGAAGGAGcgacaatttaccaaagggcgtaTGTAGAGatctgaatttaccaaaaggcgtacatTACTTTGATATTTACTAAAGAACGCACTTGTTTTAAgtacatttcctattttaccttcctgacaatttgactt contains:
- the LOC122025388 gene encoding auxin-responsive protein SAUR50-like, which encodes MAIRWSNKLDQVGSLKQILKRCSSLCRKQEEQVVDVPKGHFAVHVGETRSRFIVPISFLAHPEFQRLLQETKEEFGFSHHIDGLTIP